A portion of the Corynebacterium rouxii genome contains these proteins:
- a CDS encoding mannosyltransferase family protein yields the protein MNKVLTALALVAATTVLRLGAFAIAGATAGIPNAVTTAALKWDADQYLTIARDGYLANPETSVAFFPGLPITMRVLSAITHLPLEASGLVIVTIATVALALAVMRLAELMGFTTPSGRIVATLVVLFAPMSGTFTMVYTEAPFMALSLWAIVAMMQERWRRTTFLIALAGLVRLTGIDLVATFAIVLLLASKRHLPLAAIAALPTASYLAWASWVTRDAGGYFGIQEKGWGSGFDGGISTINWIIHSLHEPIRLGYVLSSVSMIIAVIALIVAYQRLPLAPWLFSLFIALNVLLSGGIMHSRPRLLLPMVLLALPFIRTWPAVILWSLGGLAISAYMIVVFPWAI from the coding sequence ATGAACAAGGTACTCACAGCACTAGCCCTCGTAGCCGCAACCACCGTGTTGCGGCTCGGGGCTTTTGCCATAGCAGGAGCAACCGCCGGAATCCCCAACGCCGTCACCACCGCCGCGTTGAAATGGGACGCCGACCAATATCTCACCATCGCCCGCGACGGCTACCTCGCCAACCCCGAAACCAGCGTCGCATTCTTCCCAGGGCTGCCCATCACCATGCGCGTGCTCAGCGCGATTACCCATCTGCCGCTGGAAGCATCGGGGCTGGTCATTGTCACGATCGCCACGGTTGCCCTCGCCCTAGCGGTCATGCGGCTCGCCGAACTTATGGGATTCACCACGCCGAGTGGACGTATCGTCGCAACGCTTGTGGTGCTTTTCGCGCCCATGTCCGGCACCTTCACCATGGTCTACACCGAAGCCCCCTTCATGGCGCTAAGCCTCTGGGCAATCGTCGCCATGATGCAAGAACGCTGGCGGCGTACGACCTTTCTCATCGCCCTCGCAGGGCTCGTACGCCTCACCGGAATCGACCTCGTAGCCACCTTCGCCATCGTCTTGCTGCTGGCCTCCAAACGCCACTTACCGCTCGCCGCAATCGCGGCCCTGCCCACCGCCAGCTACCTCGCCTGGGCCTCCTGGGTCACCCGCGACGCCGGCGGCTACTTCGGCATCCAAGAAAAAGGGTGGGGCTCGGGCTTCGACGGCGGAATCAGCACCATCAACTGGATCATCCACAGCCTCCACGAGCCCATCCGCCTCGGCTACGTACTCAGCTCCGTCAGCATGATCATCGCAGTCATTGCGCTCATCGTGGCTTATCAGCGCCTCCCGCTCGCCCCGTGGCTCTTCTCGCTATTCATCGCGCTCAACGTGCTGCTCAGCGGCGGAATCATGCACTCCCGCCCGCGGCTCCTGCTGCCCATGGTCCTGCTCGCCCTGCCGTTTATCCGCACTTGGCCTGCGGTAATTCTATGGTCGCTAGGAGGACTTGCCATCTCGGCGTACATGATCGTGGTGTTCCCCTGGGCGATCTAA
- the deoC gene encoding deoxyribose-phosphate aldolase has product MTTRNDVAQMIDHTLLKPEATTDDFKALIADAARLGTYSVCVSPSALPVEVPENLHVATVVGFPSGAVKPEIKAAEAARAVADGAEEVDMVINIALAKEGKFDELEAEIKAVRDAVPAPGILKVILETAALTDNEIVAACKASENAGADFVKTSTGFHPAGGASVHAVEIMHATVGGRLGIKASGGIRTAKDALAMIEAGATRLGLSASAAILEELGE; this is encoded by the coding sequence ATGACTACCCGCAACGACGTAGCCCAGATGATCGACCACACCCTGCTCAAGCCAGAGGCAACCACCGACGACTTCAAGGCACTCATTGCCGACGCCGCCCGCCTCGGCACCTACTCGGTGTGCGTATCCCCATCCGCACTACCAGTTGAGGTTCCAGAAAACCTCCACGTAGCAACCGTCGTCGGCTTCCCATCCGGTGCCGTAAAGCCCGAGATCAAGGCTGCTGAAGCTGCCCGCGCCGTTGCTGATGGTGCAGAAGAAGTCGACATGGTGATCAACATCGCCCTCGCCAAGGAAGGCAAGTTTGACGAGCTTGAGGCCGAAATCAAGGCTGTTCGCGACGCTGTCCCAGCGCCAGGAATCCTCAAGGTCATCCTCGAAACCGCAGCATTGACTGACAACGAAATCGTCGCAGCATGCAAGGCCTCCGAAAACGCTGGTGCTGACTTTGTTAAGACCTCCACCGGCTTCCACCCAGCAGGTGGCGCAAGCGTCCACGCCGTGGAAATTATGCACGCAACCGTTGGTGGCCGCCTCGGAATCAAAGCCTCCGGTGGTATCCGCACCGCTAAGGACGCACTTGCCATGATCGAAGCTGGCGCTACCCGCTTGGGTCTGTCTGCCTCCGCAGCCATCCTTGAAGAACTAGGAGAGTAG
- a CDS encoding DMT family transporter — protein sequence MYSNFLAMAFALASALTIAWGTVVRHRIAEETDGSPLLEAVTHFRWWVGSLTALLGYALQVVALGFGALLIVQPILVLSLMFTLPLSARYDGRLPSRDEMGWAGALTVAVAVLVVLGKPAAGDPQPPMDRWLLALGIGAVILLALWFISGRLALNTRALVLGSITGGVYGYVAVLSKATVDIMTHGGIATLVFSWQGYSLLFGAILGTVIQQYAFNAGPLKNSLPAMTIVEPIVAFALGYAVLGEQFQVYDLNWVFMAAALITMVVSTFALSWRGVGS from the coding sequence ATGTACAGCAATTTCCTCGCCATGGCGTTCGCCCTCGCCTCGGCCCTCACCATCGCATGGGGCACCGTGGTCCGGCACCGTATAGCCGAGGAAACCGACGGCTCTCCCCTTCTCGAAGCGGTCACCCATTTCCGCTGGTGGGTTGGCAGCCTCACTGCCCTGCTCGGCTACGCGCTCCAGGTGGTGGCTCTCGGGTTTGGCGCTCTTTTGATAGTTCAACCGATCCTTGTGCTGTCGCTTATGTTTACGCTTCCGCTGTCCGCGCGTTACGACGGCCGCCTCCCCAGCCGCGACGAGATGGGCTGGGCGGGCGCGCTCACCGTGGCCGTCGCCGTCCTCGTTGTTCTGGGCAAACCGGCCGCTGGTGACCCCCAGCCCCCTATGGATCGTTGGCTTCTCGCCCTTGGGATCGGCGCTGTTATCCTGCTGGCGCTGTGGTTTATTTCCGGCCGCCTCGCCCTTAATACTCGTGCCCTAGTCCTAGGGTCTATCACTGGCGGGGTGTATGGCTACGTGGCTGTTCTTTCCAAGGCCACGGTGGACATCATGACTCATGGCGGTATCGCCACTCTTGTGTTTTCTTGGCAGGGCTATTCCCTGTTGTTTGGCGCGATTCTGGGCACTGTGATTCAGCAGTACGCGTTTAATGCTGGACCGCTCAAGAATTCCCTGCCGGCGATGACCATTGTGGAGCCGATTGTGGCTTTTGCTCTGGGCTATGCCGTGTTGGGTGAGCAGTTCCAAGTGTATGACTTGAATTGGGTGTTTATGGCAGCTGCGTTAATCACCATGGTGGTGTCTACTTTTGCGTTGTCGTGGCGCGGTGTTGGGAGCTAA
- a CDS encoding aspartate kinase, producing the protein MALVVQKYGGSSLESAERIRRVAERIVATKKQGHDVVVVCSAMGDTTDELLDLAAQVNPVPPAREMDMLLTAGERISNALVAMAIESFGAKAQSFTGSQAGVITTERHGNARIVDVTPGRVREALDEGKICLVAGFQGVNRESKDVTTLGRGGSDTTAVALAAALNADVCEIYSDVDGVYTADPRIVSNAQKLEKLCFEEMLELAASGSKILVLRSVEYARAFGVPLRVRSSYSNDPGTLVAGSMEDIPVEEAVLTGVATDNSEAKITVLGIPDSPGSASAVFRALADAEINIDTVLQNISSLEDNRTDITFTCPRADGPHAMELLRNLQTKNDWQNVLYDDQIGKVSLVGAGMKSHPGVTAEFCEALRDAGVNIELISTSEIRISVLIRESDVDVAARAIHEKFELGGETEAVVYAGTGR; encoded by the coding sequence GTGGCACTTGTAGTACAGAAATATGGAGGTTCTTCGCTAGAAAGCGCAGAACGAATCCGACGTGTCGCTGAACGGATCGTGGCCACTAAGAAGCAGGGGCACGACGTAGTCGTCGTGTGCTCTGCCATGGGGGATACCACCGATGAGCTGCTCGACCTTGCAGCGCAGGTGAATCCAGTTCCGCCAGCACGCGAGATGGATATGTTGTTGACGGCTGGCGAACGTATCTCGAATGCGTTGGTGGCCATGGCTATTGAATCCTTTGGAGCGAAAGCGCAGTCGTTTACAGGTTCACAAGCTGGTGTGATCACCACAGAACGCCACGGAAACGCGCGCATCGTCGACGTTACTCCCGGGCGTGTACGTGAAGCCTTGGACGAGGGCAAGATCTGTCTTGTCGCCGGATTCCAAGGTGTGAACCGCGAATCAAAGGACGTGACCACGCTAGGTCGTGGCGGTTCCGATACCACCGCAGTAGCGTTGGCGGCGGCGCTTAATGCTGATGTGTGCGAGATCTACTCGGACGTAGATGGTGTGTACACGGCGGACCCCCGCATTGTTTCTAACGCGCAGAAACTGGAAAAGCTGTGTTTCGAGGAAATGCTGGAGCTTGCCGCAAGCGGTTCCAAGATTTTGGTATTGCGCAGTGTCGAGTACGCCCGCGCGTTTGGCGTGCCACTGCGCGTTCGTTCGTCTTATAGCAATGATCCCGGCACATTGGTCGCCGGTTCGATGGAGGATATCCCTGTGGAAGAAGCAGTACTAACTGGTGTAGCGACCGACAACTCTGAGGCTAAGATTACGGTTCTGGGTATCCCAGATTCCCCAGGCAGTGCATCTGCAGTGTTCCGTGCACTTGCCGACGCCGAAATCAACATCGATACGGTGCTGCAAAATATCTCCTCCCTCGAAGATAACCGCACCGACATCACCTTCACCTGTCCGCGTGCCGACGGCCCCCACGCCATGGAACTGCTCCGCAACCTGCAGACAAAGAATGACTGGCAGAACGTGCTTTACGACGACCAGATCGGCAAGGTTTCCCTTGTCGGTGCCGGCATGAAATCTCATCCAGGGGTCACCGCAGAGTTCTGCGAAGCACTACGTGACGCTGGTGTGAACATCGAACTGATCTCCACCTCCGAAATCCGCATCTCAGTACTGATCCGCGAATCGGACGTCGATGTGGCAGCTCGTGCCATCCACGAGAAATTTGAGCTCGGTGGCGAAACCGAAGCAGTTGTCTACGCCGGTACTGGTCGGTAA
- a CDS encoding phospho-sugar mutase, which yields MSYAELEHTAREWADHDPDPRTKETIEGWLKTHDEESLQQAFNGPLTFGTAGLRARVGAGESQLSLAVILRTTYGLVNWVKTQLGADATPTIVIGCDARHGSLEFHQAAAEVVSAAGGRALLLPAKNPTPLTAFSVKKFGADAGIMVTASHNPPADNGYKVYLGGRIAQGPAEGVQLISPADKEISEAIAAAPYADEIPRTTDNIEHVDPREDYLTRALTLADKKSDILIALTAMHGVGAALGEKVLTAAGFNVSLVPEQAEPDPDFPTVSFPNPEEKGALDLAKAHANAIGADVIIAYDPDADRCAVATPDANAEGGWRQLSGDETGAVLGAYRAGVAKPGSMANSIVSGRLLSKIAEAAGRTHATTLTGFKWIARTPELVFGYEEAIGFCCDPEAVADKDGVSASVVVASLVSALKAEGRTLDDALDDLAREHGLYQTAPLTFRVDDLSIIARAMSTLRTQPPTELAGATVTEVTDLNDPTLPWGATDGMMFITDHNDRIICRPSGTEPKLKCYLEVVMPVTGGTIPRAEATQRLDAIATALRTHLGM from the coding sequence ATGAGCTACGCAGAGCTAGAGCACACAGCCCGCGAGTGGGCGGACCACGATCCTGACCCTCGCACCAAAGAAACCATCGAGGGCTGGCTTAAAACTCACGACGAAGAATCCCTCCAGCAGGCATTCAACGGACCGCTGACTTTTGGCACCGCCGGCCTGCGAGCACGAGTGGGCGCAGGTGAATCCCAGCTCAGCCTGGCGGTTATCCTGCGCACCACCTACGGCCTAGTTAACTGGGTAAAAACCCAGCTTGGCGCAGATGCCACCCCAACGATCGTGATTGGTTGCGACGCCCGCCATGGATCCCTTGAGTTCCACCAAGCAGCGGCAGAGGTCGTCTCCGCAGCCGGCGGACGCGCCCTGCTGCTACCAGCCAAAAACCCCACTCCGCTGACCGCCTTCAGTGTGAAGAAGTTCGGTGCCGATGCCGGCATCATGGTCACCGCCTCGCACAACCCACCAGCCGACAACGGCTACAAGGTATATCTCGGCGGACGCATTGCCCAAGGTCCAGCCGAAGGCGTGCAGCTGATCAGCCCAGCAGACAAGGAAATCTCCGAAGCAATCGCAGCAGCACCTTATGCAGACGAGATCCCACGCACCACCGACAACATCGAGCATGTTGATCCACGCGAGGACTACCTCACCCGCGCGCTGACCCTCGCGGACAAGAAGAGCGACATCCTCATTGCACTGACCGCCATGCACGGCGTCGGTGCAGCCCTAGGCGAAAAGGTGCTCACCGCTGCTGGATTCAACGTCTCCCTCGTTCCAGAACAAGCCGAGCCAGACCCAGATTTCCCCACGGTGTCCTTCCCGAACCCAGAGGAAAAAGGCGCACTCGACCTAGCCAAGGCACACGCCAACGCCATCGGAGCCGATGTCATCATCGCCTACGACCCCGACGCGGATCGCTGTGCTGTCGCCACCCCAGACGCGAACGCCGAAGGTGGCTGGCGCCAACTCAGCGGTGACGAGACAGGTGCCGTACTAGGTGCATACCGTGCGGGCGTCGCAAAGCCAGGCTCCATGGCCAACTCCATCGTCTCTGGCCGCCTGCTCTCCAAGATCGCCGAAGCCGCAGGGCGTACTCACGCCACCACGCTCACCGGATTCAAATGGATCGCGCGCACCCCTGAACTCGTATTCGGTTATGAGGAAGCCATCGGATTCTGCTGCGATCCCGAAGCAGTTGCCGACAAAGACGGCGTTTCCGCCTCCGTAGTCGTAGCAAGCCTCGTCAGTGCCCTCAAAGCCGAAGGCCGTACCTTGGATGATGCCCTCGACGACCTGGCCCGCGAGCACGGCCTCTACCAGACCGCGCCGCTGACCTTCCGCGTCGACGACCTCTCCATCATCGCCCGCGCCATGAGCACCCTACGCACACAACCGCCAACCGAACTCGCAGGCGCAACCGTCACCGAGGTCACCGACCTCAACGACCCAACCTTGCCATGGGGCGCAACCGACGGCATGATGTTCATCACCGACCACAACGACCGCATCATCTGCCGCCCATCCGGCACCGAGCCAAAACTCAAGTGCTACCTCGAAGTGGTCATGCCCGTCACCGGTGGCACCATCCCACGCGCCGAAGCCACCCAACGTCTCGACGCTATCGCCACCGCACTGCGCACCCACCTCGGAATGTAG
- a CDS encoding DUF5979 domain-containing protein: MVDSRFYERFPIRRLIALMMVVVVCVGLVVSPRVPSAGAAECKGTVSDLQWKPNSTIQNGIFVGNYGEGADVQFNWKVDSDANPGDQFTLKVPDELVRLGRKDLSLYSSDGQEVAKGAWDGGTKTWTFTLTDYAKTHGDISGTAFFSVQWDRTKTTANTSYPLYFSGCQGGGNLNGKTPEEGIGGLEQTTSKTGVYDSVEDNVRWGVFVGTASNDVYSPVVIKDIGNPQLLIRCTDVKVNDRTPYPHTAINDTPIDPKRWTCEESNGGITVRMVPDEYGRYLTRGQSLAVEIESVVTDDNARYITNKATVDNAPDGIKDVEAQVDRGDAGGVGQGFQGKIKIQKEVVGETAPVQGNKFDFEYKCGDTTQNISVAAGETSNTFTQKSSSTCSITEKNVAEGVGVKFEVIDEGTGKPAYTVPTQNGVTVKFNKNSSTTLNVKVTNTYPNKPEAKKGKFVIKKTVNGLDAGQKDKVFKFNYTCKAPDGDAGTEPQSAEVTASKPWQSGEYPEGTTCAIEEDLESAKVSGYSLTSAQPKGNVTIKADGEQGSPVEFAATNSYTKDLGSFSVQKKIEASAEAMPLLKDQEFGFKYTCGADNGEFKLKNGETKKVEGIAAGAKCSVEESDAKVPNGFTWTGKIEGTNLDPNDFTIEKDKTLAFTATNTYKQQHGGFTLSKNVTGDAINLEELQKRPYTFNYTCTAPTGAVINGTAEVTEGTPKAIDNIPAASTCKVTEVEAPAKDTDWTVDLSVNEKSVGETAEFTIPAEGEPSVSILAKNNYRQHKGTFAIEKIVDASEGIVTPKEFTFTWQCGEAEGNAIVRVTNGKGRVGIDRAFPVGTKCSVKELEAEAEDARLITSWENQEFTIDKDKQDVIVSATNTYRYAESKVKIVKKLEGPAKDKAKDKTFTFDYSCVLNNEAIEGSVNITGEGATEIPESFPAGTKCTITERDASIPGTTWTHRIAEDGQITIQSSVKAYEVGVTNAYSKPDFPWFIPLIPLVIIPLLPLFPHPTPAPQPAPQKPSEQQPSPKAPEKKPQKEKKVLARTGANVWMFIVIAALLVLLGAFLRRRGNNS; this comes from the coding sequence ATGGTCGATTCGCGTTTTTATGAACGCTTCCCAATACGCAGGCTGATCGCCCTAATGATGGTGGTCGTTGTTTGCGTGGGGCTAGTGGTTTCCCCTCGTGTTCCTTCTGCTGGTGCGGCAGAGTGTAAGGGCACAGTTAGTGATCTTCAATGGAAGCCTAATTCCACGATTCAAAATGGAATCTTCGTCGGAAATTACGGGGAAGGTGCAGATGTACAGTTCAATTGGAAAGTAGACTCTGACGCTAACCCCGGCGATCAGTTCACTTTAAAGGTGCCGGATGAGCTTGTGCGTCTAGGGCGAAAAGATTTAAGTCTGTATTCTTCTGATGGTCAGGAAGTTGCTAAAGGTGCGTGGGATGGAGGCACCAAGACATGGACTTTCACCCTTACTGATTATGCGAAAACTCATGGCGATATTTCGGGTACTGCGTTTTTCAGCGTCCAGTGGGACAGGACAAAAACTACCGCGAACACCTCCTACCCCCTGTACTTCTCAGGATGCCAAGGAGGTGGGAATCTCAACGGGAAGACACCTGAAGAAGGCATCGGTGGACTTGAACAAACAACATCGAAGACCGGCGTTTATGATTCTGTGGAAGATAACGTTCGATGGGGAGTCTTTGTAGGTACAGCCTCTAACGATGTTTATAGTCCCGTCGTGATCAAGGACATTGGAAATCCACAGCTCTTAATTCGATGCACTGACGTGAAAGTTAATGACCGCACTCCTTATCCCCATACGGCCATCAATGACACTCCTATTGATCCCAAGAGGTGGACGTGTGAGGAATCAAACGGTGGCATAACTGTCCGGATGGTTCCTGATGAGTATGGTCGCTATTTGACACGTGGACAGTCGTTGGCTGTTGAGATCGAATCTGTTGTAACCGATGACAACGCTCGATACATTACGAATAAGGCGACCGTCGACAATGCTCCTGATGGCATTAAGGATGTAGAGGCTCAGGTAGACCGCGGCGACGCTGGTGGCGTGGGCCAAGGTTTCCAAGGCAAGATCAAGATTCAAAAGGAAGTAGTCGGGGAAACTGCACCTGTACAGGGAAACAAATTTGATTTCGAGTATAAATGTGGTGACACAACGCAGAATATTTCCGTTGCTGCAGGTGAGACTTCAAATACTTTTACCCAAAAGTCTTCTTCTACATGCTCTATTACAGAAAAGAACGTCGCTGAGGGTGTTGGGGTCAAATTTGAAGTGATAGACGAAGGCACAGGCAAACCTGCCTATACTGTCCCAACCCAAAATGGCGTAACGGTAAAGTTCAACAAGAACAGCTCCACCACCCTAAATGTCAAGGTCACAAACACCTACCCCAATAAGCCAGAGGCTAAGAAGGGCAAGTTTGTTATCAAGAAGACGGTTAATGGCCTTGATGCTGGCCAGAAAGATAAAGTCTTCAAGTTCAATTACACCTGTAAGGCACCAGATGGTGATGCCGGCACAGAGCCGCAATCAGCAGAAGTAACTGCTAGCAAGCCCTGGCAATCGGGGGAATATCCTGAGGGGACAACCTGTGCGATAGAGGAAGACCTTGAGAGTGCAAAGGTTTCTGGTTATTCACTGACTTCTGCACAGCCCAAGGGCAATGTCACTATCAAAGCTGATGGTGAGCAAGGCTCCCCGGTAGAGTTCGCTGCAACCAACTCTTATACCAAGGATCTTGGTAGCTTCTCCGTCCAGAAGAAGATCGAGGCATCGGCTGAGGCAATGCCTCTGCTCAAAGATCAAGAATTTGGCTTTAAGTACACCTGTGGAGCTGACAACGGCGAGTTTAAGCTCAAAAACGGTGAAACAAAGAAGGTTGAAGGCATTGCCGCTGGCGCAAAGTGCTCCGTCGAGGAGTCGGATGCCAAGGTGCCAAACGGCTTTACGTGGACTGGGAAGATCGAAGGTACAAATCTTGATCCGAACGACTTCACGATCGAAAAGGATAAAACCCTAGCCTTTACTGCCACCAACACCTATAAGCAACAGCATGGTGGCTTCACACTATCCAAGAACGTGACCGGTGACGCAATCAACCTGGAAGAATTGCAGAAGCGTCCTTACACGTTCAACTACACCTGCACCGCACCAACCGGCGCTGTCATCAATGGCACTGCAGAGGTCACTGAGGGAACCCCGAAGGCAATCGACAACATTCCAGCAGCCTCTACCTGTAAGGTCACGGAAGTTGAGGCCCCTGCTAAAGACACTGACTGGACCGTTGACTTAAGCGTCAACGAAAAGTCAGTAGGAGAGACCGCAGAGTTCACGATTCCTGCTGAAGGTGAGCCGTCGGTAAGTATTCTTGCAAAGAACAACTACCGTCAGCACAAGGGGACCTTTGCAATTGAAAAGATCGTGGATGCGTCTGAAGGCATCGTCACGCCGAAGGAATTTACGTTTACGTGGCAGTGCGGCGAGGCTGAAGGCAATGCGATCGTCCGGGTTACCAACGGCAAGGGTCGTGTAGGAATTGACCGCGCATTCCCAGTGGGCACCAAGTGTTCAGTGAAAGAGCTGGAAGCCGAGGCGGAAGACGCAAGGCTCATTACAAGCTGGGAAAACCAGGAATTCACGATCGACAAAGATAAACAAGACGTGATTGTTTCTGCGACGAATACCTACAGGTACGCAGAAAGCAAGGTCAAGATTGTGAAGAAGCTTGAAGGTCCGGCAAAGGATAAGGCAAAAGACAAGACCTTTACCTTCGATTACAGCTGCGTCCTTAATAACGAGGCTATTGAAGGTTCTGTGAACATCACTGGTGAGGGTGCAACCGAGATTCCTGAATCTTTCCCTGCAGGTACCAAGTGCACCATTACTGAACGGGATGCAAGTATCCCTGGAACCACGTGGACGCATCGGATTGCAGAGGATGGTCAGATCACCATTCAGAGCTCGGTTAAGGCCTATGAAGTAGGTGTAACCAATGCTTACTCCAAGCCTGATTTCCCTTGGTTCATTCCGCTGATTCCACTTGTAATCATTCCGTTGCTGCCGTTGTTCCCGCACCCAACTCCGGCACCGCAGCCAGCACCGCAGAAGCCGTCGGAACAACAGCCTTCCCCCAAGGCTCCTGAAAAGAAGCCGCAGAAGGAAAAGAAGGTTCTGGCGCGCACTGGCGCTAACGTATGGATGTTTATTGTTATCGCTGCACTCCTTGTGCTGTTGGGAGCATTCCTCCGCAGGCGCGGTAACAACTCATAG